Proteins encoded in a region of the Halioglobus maricola genome:
- the hisI gene encoding phosphoribosyl-AMP cyclohydrolase, whose amino-acid sequence MEMFTQQVKWNEDGLVPAIAQDWQTGEVLMMAWMNAEALELTAREGRGIYWSRSRGALWRKGEESGNIQHLKELRLDCDGDTVLLKVEQVGGIACHTGRRHCFYFKYDEGEWRTTEEVLRDPSELYGSKQ is encoded by the coding sequence ATCGAAATGTTCACGCAACAAGTTAAATGGAACGAAGACGGCCTGGTACCGGCTATCGCCCAGGACTGGCAGACGGGCGAGGTGCTGATGATGGCGTGGATGAACGCCGAGGCGCTCGAGCTTACCGCCCGCGAGGGGCGAGGTATCTACTGGTCCCGCTCGCGAGGCGCACTCTGGCGCAAGGGTGAAGAGTCCGGCAATATCCAGCATTTGAAGGAACTCCGCCTGGATTGTGACGGCGACACCGTGCTGCTGAAAGTCGAACAAGTTGGCGGCATTGCCTGTCATACTGGCAGACGCCACTGTTTCTACTTCAAGTATGACGAAGGCGAATGGCGCACAACAGAAGAAGTGTTGCGCGACCCCAGCGAGCTATACGGGAGCAAACAATGA
- the tatC gene encoding twin-arginine translocase subunit TatC: MSEADIDDQPLPLVAHLTELRDRILRALVAVLVVFICLFPFANEIYTFVSEPLRALLPEGATMIATEVASPFLTPFKLTLVTAVFAAIPYILYQIWSFVAPGMYKHEKRFAIPMLVSSIALFYAGAAFAYFVVFPLIFAFFTSVGPEGITIMTDINSYLNFVLKLFFAFGVAFEIPIAAIIMIWAGITDADTLARKRPYIIVGCFIFGMLLTPPDVISQSLLAIPMWILFEFGVFFGRFVQKREEVDSA, translated from the coding sequence ATGAGCGAAGCTGATATCGACGACCAGCCCCTGCCGCTGGTCGCCCACCTGACCGAACTCCGCGACCGCATCTTACGCGCGTTGGTAGCCGTGCTGGTGGTGTTTATCTGCCTGTTTCCGTTCGCCAACGAAATCTACACTTTCGTCTCCGAACCGCTGCGGGCCCTGTTGCCCGAGGGCGCGACTATGATCGCCACCGAGGTAGCCTCGCCCTTTCTCACCCCGTTCAAACTGACCCTGGTTACAGCGGTATTCGCAGCCATTCCCTACATCCTGTATCAGATCTGGAGTTTCGTGGCCCCAGGGATGTACAAGCACGAAAAGCGCTTTGCCATTCCCATGCTGGTGTCGAGCATCGCCCTGTTCTACGCGGGTGCGGCATTTGCCTACTTCGTGGTGTTCCCGCTTATCTTTGCCTTCTTTACCAGTGTCGGCCCGGAAGGCATCACTATCATGACGGACATCAACAGCTACCTGAATTTTGTGCTCAAGCTGTTTTTCGCATTCGGGGTTGCCTTCGAGATCCCGATCGCTGCCATCATCATGATCTGGGCCGGCATCACCGATGCCGACACGCTGGCCAGAAAAAGGCCCTACATCATCGTAGGGTGCTTCATTTTTGGCATGCTGCTCACCCCACCGGACGTGATCTCACAGTCTCTGCTGGCCATCCCCATGTGGATTCTATTTGAGTTCGGCGTGTTCTTCGGTCGCTTCGTACAAAAACGCGAAGAAGTGGACAGCGCCTAA
- a CDS encoding ubiquinone biosynthesis accessory factor UbiJ, with product MTGEINPTIHTAGLAALEAAANRALKLAPEAGARLAPLHDEVFALHCTAPAVAIYLQPRDDGIAFMGIYDGPVTTSIKGEANDFAELAASSDPAATLINGKLELQGDSAPLIELQKVLAGLDLDWEAPLVEGLGDVAGHQLAAVLRATFNWGRQAGTSLERQWSEFIHEEARLTPPRLELEDFYRDVQELSLQVERLESRIARITRKIAAAKTNTQGRG from the coding sequence ATGACCGGGGAGATCAATCCCACAATCCACACTGCGGGCCTCGCGGCGTTGGAAGCAGCTGCCAACCGCGCACTGAAGCTGGCACCGGAAGCCGGTGCGCGCCTGGCACCTTTGCACGACGAAGTATTCGCCCTGCACTGTACGGCACCCGCGGTAGCGATCTACCTTCAGCCCAGGGACGACGGAATTGCCTTTATGGGCATCTACGACGGACCCGTCACAACCAGTATCAAAGGCGAAGCCAATGATTTCGCTGAACTCGCCGCCTCCAGTGATCCCGCCGCCACCCTGATCAACGGCAAGCTGGAATTACAGGGTGACAGTGCCCCGCTGATTGAATTGCAGAAAGTGCTCGCAGGACTGGACCTTGATTGGGAAGCACCGTTGGTAGAAGGGCTTGGCGATGTAGCTGGCCACCAACTCGCCGCTGTCCTGCGCGCCACATTCAACTGGGGTCGCCAGGCCGGCACCAGCCTTGAACGTCAGTGGAGTGAATTCATCCACGAGGAAGCGAGACTCACTCCACCGCGATTGGAGTTGGAAGATTTCTACCGCGATGTACAGGAGCTTTCACTGCAGGTGGAGCGTCTGGAATCGCGCATAGCACGCATAACACGCAAAATAGCGGCTGCAAAAACAAACACACAGGGGCGCGGCTAG
- a CDS encoding phosphoribosyl-ATP diphosphatase — translation MSDVLSQLAVTLEQRKSAAADESYVASLYAKGLNKILEKIGEEATEVILAAKDLENGGSREELVGEVADLWFHSMVALAQLDVEHSEVLDCLAERFGLSGLEEKASRAPK, via the coding sequence ATGAGTGACGTCCTGAGCCAGTTGGCAGTGACCCTGGAGCAGCGCAAGTCCGCGGCGGCGGATGAGTCTTACGTCGCCAGCCTCTATGCCAAAGGGCTGAACAAAATTCTGGAAAAAATCGGTGAAGAAGCCACCGAAGTCATCCTGGCGGCCAAGGATCTTGAAAACGGCGGCAGCCGCGAGGAACTGGTCGGCGAGGTGGCGGACCTTTGGTTTCACAGTATGGTCGCCCTCGCTCAACTCGATGTGGAACACAGCGAGGTCCTCGATTGCCTGGCAGAGCGGTTTGGCCTGTCGGGCCTTGAAGAAAAAGCCTCCAGAGCACCGAAGTAA
- the ubiE gene encoding bifunctional demethylmenaquinone methyltransferase/2-methoxy-6-polyprenyl-1,4-benzoquinol methylase UbiE, protein MSEKQKTHFGYQQVDTEAKAGMVADVFHSVAARYDLMNDLMSGGVHRIWKRFTIELSGVRKGHSVLDIAGGTGDLAAKFSRIVGDDGRVVLADINDSMLKVGRDKLLDTGHQGNIEFVQADAQFLPFPDDSFDCITIAFGLRNVTAKETALRSMLRVLKPGGRLLVLEFSKPENELLSKAYDTYSFRLLPLMGQLVAGDSESYQYLAESIRMHPDQDTLKDMMEDAGFARVEYHNMTGGIVALHKGIKA, encoded by the coding sequence ATGAGCGAGAAACAAAAAACTCATTTCGGCTATCAACAGGTCGATACAGAAGCCAAAGCAGGTATGGTGGCAGACGTGTTCCACTCGGTGGCAGCGCGCTATGACCTGATGAACGATCTGATGTCGGGTGGCGTTCACCGCATCTGGAAACGTTTTACGATCGAGCTCTCTGGCGTACGCAAAGGCCACAGCGTCCTCGACATCGCAGGCGGTACCGGCGACCTCGCGGCCAAGTTTTCCCGCATTGTGGGAGATGACGGTCGAGTGGTGCTCGCCGATATTAACGATTCCATGCTTAAAGTCGGGCGCGACAAACTGCTGGATACTGGCCACCAGGGCAACATCGAGTTTGTCCAGGCAGATGCCCAGTTCCTGCCGTTTCCCGACGATAGCTTCGATTGCATCACCATCGCTTTCGGCCTGCGCAATGTGACCGCCAAGGAAACTGCGCTTCGCTCGATGCTGCGGGTGCTCAAGCCCGGTGGCCGCCTGCTGGTGCTGGAATTTTCAAAACCCGAGAATGAACTGCTCAGCAAGGCCTACGACACTTATTCTTTCCGCCTTCTGCCATTGATGGGCCAACTGGTCGCCGGCGATTCCGAAAGCTACCAGTACCTCGCCGAATCGATCCGTATGCATCCTGACCAGGATACGCTGAAAGATATGATGGAAGATGCGGGCTTCGCCCGGGTGGAATACCACAACATGACCGGTGGTATCGTCGCCCTGCACAAAGGCATCAAGGCCTGA
- the tatB gene encoding Sec-independent protein translocase protein TatB, whose translation MFDIGFTELVIVAIVGLLVIGPERLPGAIRTGSAWLGRIKRGFSDIKREVEQELHNDGVMQELKKTQQQLSDEASGLAKNVQRAAEDLNPLSEPEDQAGAARKAGPDNTADKAE comes from the coding sequence ATGTTCGACATTGGCTTCACCGAACTGGTCATTGTCGCCATCGTCGGCCTATTGGTTATTGGCCCGGAGCGTCTGCCCGGGGCTATCCGTACCGGTAGCGCGTGGCTCGGCCGCATAAAACGCGGCTTCAGCGACATAAAGCGTGAAGTAGAGCAGGAACTGCACAACGACGGCGTCATGCAGGAACTGAAAAAAACCCAACAGCAGCTGAGCGATGAAGCCTCCGGCCTCGCCAAAAACGTGCAGCGAGCGGCCGAAGATCTCAACCCCCTGAGTGAACCCGAAGACCAAGCCGGTGCCGCTAGAAAAGCTGGCCCTGACAACACAGCAGATAAAGCCGAATGA
- the ubiB gene encoding ubiquinone biosynthesis regulatory protein kinase UbiB, producing MSRALRLAKILRTAGRYRLDELVDADRLPKSLRWGLKVFPWRLASSPNLSRGERLRKALEELGPVFIKFGQMLSTRRDLLPEDIASELAKLQDDVPPFPEAESLAIIERALGSPIDKLYASFETTPMASASVAQVHAATLHSGEEVVVKVVRPDIEPIIRQDLALMYTLARAVERYVPDGRRLRPVEVVSDYELVILDELDLGREAANASQLRRNFEGSNLVYVPQVHWDYSCRQVYTMERISGIPVTDMDTLRNLNVDLKLLAERGVEIFFTQVLRDSFFHADMHPGNIFVDATDPQNPGYIAVDCAIIGALSESDQYYLARNLLAIFRRDYHEVAQLHVECGWVPPNTRVQDFESAMRAVCEPIFERPISEISFGELLIYLFRTARRFDMEVQPSLVLLQKTLLNIEGLGRQLYPELNLWDTAQPFLEEWVAERYSPQSMLKRLQRHAPSWLEQLPQLPDVVMDNLQHARELEQRFDLQQQRVQKLQQETQKAVRQRRRFLAAALACGAAVLFAIPGAWNQLLQAPLATWLLGALGLALLWPRES from the coding sequence ATGTCTCGCGCCCTGCGCCTGGCCAAAATCCTGCGCACCGCTGGCCGCTACCGACTGGACGAGTTGGTCGACGCAGACCGCCTTCCCAAATCGCTTCGCTGGGGGCTCAAGGTTTTCCCCTGGCGCCTGGCGAGCAGCCCAAATCTGTCGCGCGGTGAGCGCCTGCGCAAGGCGCTGGAAGAGCTGGGGCCCGTGTTTATCAAGTTCGGCCAGATGCTCTCTACCCGACGCGACCTGCTACCGGAAGACATTGCCTCTGAGCTCGCCAAGCTGCAAGACGATGTACCGCCTTTCCCGGAGGCAGAATCGCTTGCCATTATCGAACGCGCTCTCGGGAGCCCCATCGACAAGCTCTACGCCAGCTTCGAAACCACACCCATGGCGTCGGCCTCCGTCGCCCAGGTACACGCTGCCACACTGCATAGTGGTGAAGAGGTGGTGGTGAAAGTAGTGCGGCCCGATATTGAGCCGATCATCCGCCAGGACCTGGCTCTTATGTATACCCTCGCCAGAGCAGTAGAGCGCTATGTGCCCGATGGGCGACGGCTGCGTCCGGTGGAAGTTGTCAGCGACTACGAGCTGGTCATTCTGGACGAGCTGGACCTGGGTCGGGAAGCGGCCAATGCCTCGCAACTGCGGCGCAACTTCGAAGGTAGTAACCTGGTGTACGTTCCCCAGGTGCACTGGGACTACAGCTGCCGCCAGGTGTATACCATGGAGCGCATCTCGGGTATTCCAGTGACGGACATGGATACCCTGCGCAACCTCAATGTCGACCTTAAACTGCTGGCCGAGCGAGGCGTGGAGATTTTCTTTACCCAGGTACTGCGCGATAGTTTCTTTCACGCAGACATGCACCCGGGCAACATCTTTGTCGACGCCACCGACCCGCAGAACCCAGGCTATATCGCCGTGGATTGTGCAATCATCGGCGCGCTGTCAGAGTCGGACCAGTACTATCTCGCGCGCAACCTGCTCGCTATTTTCCGCCGCGACTATCACGAAGTGGCCCAGCTCCACGTCGAATGTGGCTGGGTGCCACCCAACACAAGGGTGCAAGATTTCGAATCTGCTATGCGCGCCGTGTGCGAACCGATCTTCGAACGTCCCATCAGCGAAATATCCTTTGGCGAGCTGTTGATCTATCTGTTTCGCACGGCCCGCCGTTTCGACATGGAGGTCCAGCCCTCACTGGTACTGCTGCAGAAGACCCTGCTCAACATCGAGGGTCTGGGCCGTCAGCTGTATCCAGAGCTCAACCTGTGGGATACCGCCCAACCCTTCCTTGAGGAGTGGGTGGCGGAACGCTATTCACCCCAATCGATGCTCAAGCGGCTGCAGCGCCACGCCCCCTCCTGGCTCGAGCAATTGCCTCAATTACCCGACGTAGTTATGGACAATCTGCAGCACGCCCGGGAGCTGGAGCAACGCTTCGATCTGCAGCAGCAAAGGGTACAAAAATTACAGCAGGAAACTCAAAAGGCAGTGCGTCAAAGGCGGCGATTCCTGGCGGCCGCACTCGCCTGTGGCGCGGCAGTACTGTTTGCGATCCCCGGTGCCTGGAATCAGCTACTGCAAGCGCCACTCGCCACCTGGCTGCTCGGGGCCCTGGGCCTTGCGCTGCTGTGGCCGCGGGAGTCGTGA
- a CDS encoding gamma-butyrobetaine hydroxylase-like domain-containing protein: MSDSTRPEGIQLHTRSRELELSYKDGQNYRLSCEFLRVLSPSAEVKGHGPGQEVLQTGKLNVAITAIRPVGNYALQLVFDDGHDSGLYSWDYLHQLCTEHDQLWQAYLDKLSAAGANRDPDVQVVQLKL; this comes from the coding sequence ATGAGCGACTCCACGCGCCCAGAGGGTATCCAGTTGCACACGCGCTCACGCGAGCTTGAGCTGAGCTATAAAGATGGCCAGAACTACCGCTTGAGTTGCGAGTTCCTGCGGGTGCTATCCCCCTCAGCTGAGGTCAAGGGGCACGGCCCTGGCCAGGAAGTCCTGCAAACCGGCAAATTAAACGTCGCCATCACCGCTATCCGCCCGGTCGGAAACTACGCTCTGCAACTGGTCTTCGACGACGGCCACGACAGCGGTCTCTACTCCTGGGACTACCTGCACCAGCTCTGCACCGAGCATGATCAACTGTGGCAAGCCTATCTCGACAAACTCAGTGCCGCCGGCGCCAACCGGGACCCAGACGTTCAGGTCGTGCAGCTCAAGCTCTAG
- the tatA gene encoding twin-arginine translocase TatA/TatE family subunit, giving the protein MGIGGISVWQLLIILAIVVMLFGTKRLRTLGSDLGSAVKGFKNSMTEEGAADPEEKAPSDEEAKDK; this is encoded by the coding sequence ATGGGAATAGGTGGAATTAGTGTCTGGCAACTACTGATCATTCTCGCCATCGTTGTAATGCTTTTTGGTACCAAGCGCCTGCGTACTCTCGGTTCCGATCTGGGCAGCGCAGTAAAGGGGTTCAAGAACAGCATGACCGAGGAAGGCGCAGCCGACCCGGAAGAGAAAGCCCCCTCTGACGAAGAAGCGAAGGACAAGTAA